The following proteins come from a genomic window of Nothobranchius furzeri strain GRZ-AD chromosome 1, NfurGRZ-RIMD1, whole genome shotgun sequence:
- the LOC139070296 gene encoding uncharacterized protein: protein MTGKFLTQDANLFFSLSGLTSLFSDAIVISDGEWEEIPIEELTCKTPVPVPLDDLSKINRAVENLKKEGVQPYPGSDNFYPTTPPSTSRTVLHSYQPSHTVRSHGNASVKAVRYRTVTPQTILEAEQRPTAYAPPISQPPPPPAPSHARTDEQHSTAASISPPTPPPSPPPPPPPPSPAQEQSDSDSETAERGPEQPADEEEENAPPPAPVQKKRLKKKKNIRLSPLQRLNRMKMAYLLLQVNSGLVEVVQQVLAL from the exons atgacgggtaagtttttaactcaagacgcaaatctttttttttctctttctggtttaacatctttattttcagacgctattgtcatatcggacggcgagtgggaagaaattcctattgaggaattaacttgtaaaactccggtaccggtccccctggatgatttgtctaaaattaatcgcgcggtcgagaatctga aaaaggagggggttcaaccttaccccggaagtgataacttttacccaaccacgcctccatccaccagccgaaccgtcttacattcgtatcagcccagccataccgtcagatcacacgggaatgcgagcgtgaaagctgttcgttacaggaccgtcacgccgcagacgatcctcgaagctg agcaacgtccgacggcctacgcacccccaatatctcagcccccaccacctccagccccttctcatgcgcggacggatg aacaacattcgactgccgcttcaatatctccgcccacacctcctccatctcctcctcctcctcctcctcccccttctcctgcacagg aacaatccgacagcgactctgaaaccgctgaacgtggtcctgagcagccagccg atgaagaggaagagaacgcaccacctcctgcacctgtacaga aaaaacgactgaagaaaaagaaaaacatccgtctttcaccacttcagagattaaacaggatgaaaatggcctacttattgctgcaggtcaactcaggcctggtcgaagtggtccaacaagtgctggctctgtaa